From Candidatus Eisenbacteria bacterium, a single genomic window includes:
- a CDS encoding GNAT family N-acetyltransferase, with product MALTVRVLEAVRDVPREAWDALVADESPFLEWEWLAALEEGKTVTRETGWLPQHLGLYDGDRLVGACPLYVKAHSMGEFVFDQGWATAARRAGIDYYPKLLVAVPFTPVTGARFLARPHDAAMVRTALATMLERLCAEHDFSSVHVNFCRDEEVAALAARGWLRRTGFQYKWRNEGYGSFDDYLASLRAKRRNQTRRERRELEAQGVEITAYTGDAIGPDLAPIMFQLYRTTVDQLPWGQRYLTRRVFDVVLERFRHRLCVILARQGGEIVAGTFNVQKGDALYGRYWGTLRYLRHLHFNVCYYAAIEHCIRHGLARFEPGAGGEFKHLRGFEATATESMHFISDPRLRAAVRDYLARERPAVEGEIEWYGEKTSLRRDREK from the coding sequence GTGGCGCTCACCGTTCGCGTGCTCGAGGCGGTGCGCGACGTGCCGCGCGAGGCGTGGGACGCGCTCGTCGCGGACGAGTCGCCGTTCCTCGAGTGGGAGTGGCTCGCGGCGTTGGAGGAAGGCAAGACGGTCACGCGCGAGACGGGGTGGCTGCCGCAGCACCTGGGCCTCTACGACGGCGATCGCCTCGTCGGCGCCTGCCCGCTCTACGTGAAGGCGCACTCGATGGGCGAGTTCGTGTTCGACCAGGGGTGGGCGACGGCGGCGCGCCGCGCCGGCATCGACTACTACCCGAAGCTGCTCGTCGCGGTCCCGTTCACCCCGGTCACGGGGGCGCGCTTCCTCGCCCGTCCGCACGATGCGGCGATGGTCCGCACGGCACTCGCGACGATGCTCGAGCGCCTGTGTGCGGAGCACGACTTCTCGTCGGTGCACGTGAACTTCTGTCGCGACGAGGAGGTCGCCGCGCTCGCGGCGCGCGGGTGGCTGCGGCGCACGGGCTTCCAGTACAAGTGGCGGAACGAGGGCTACGGCAGCTTCGACGACTACCTGGCGAGCCTGCGCGCGAAGCGGCGCAACCAGACCCGGCGCGAGCGGCGCGAGCTCGAGGCGCAAGGGGTGGAGATCACCGCATACACGGGCGACGCGATCGGGCCGGATCTGGCGCCCATCATGTTCCAGCTCTACCGCACGACCGTCGACCAGCTCCCGTGGGGCCAGCGCTACCTCACCCGGCGCGTGTTCGACGTCGTGCTCGAGCGCTTCCGCCACCGCCTGTGCGTGATCCTCGCGCGGCAGGGCGGTGAGATCGTCGCCGGCACGTTCAACGTCCAGAAGGGCGACGCGCTCTACGGCCGCTACTGGGGGACGCTCCGCTACCTGCGCCACCTCCACTTCAACGTCTGCTACTACGCGGCGATCGAGCACTGCATCCGCCACGGCCTCGCCCGCTTCGAGCCCGGGGCGGGCGGCGAGTTCAAGCACCTACGCGGCTTCGAGGCGACGGCGACCGAGAGCATGCACTTCATAAGCGACCCGCGCCT